Within Montipora foliosa isolate CH-2021 chromosome 3, ASM3666993v2, whole genome shotgun sequence, the genomic segment tggtctGTATGTACGGTACTGTAGTGATGCCCCCCCTCCCTTCCACACCCCTCTCCCCACCTGGGCAAATATCCAGATTATTTGGTTGTTCCAAATCCCCCCTTTCTTATCCAAAAACCTCTTCAAATGCCCAATCACAGATCCATTTCAAGTAATCAAGTGCGCGTACCCCAAGGGAAATCAATAAGCAAATAaacatattatttttaatatgttGCTATCTTAATTATGCTCTTAAAGCCGAACCAGCAGACAATGGCATCATATTCAACACCTTCAAATGCAGAGTAACTTTAAGCTTGTGCAATTCTTTGCATGTTAGCCAATCCACCACAAAATAGCAGTTCTTTAAATCATCTAAATACAGCAATAGCTGACACCATGGTGTAAAGGCTAGCATTCAAATTTCCCATATCTAACAAGTGGAAATGCCCAGCCCTTTGGAAGAATAAGAACATCAGCTTCTCTCGACCCCATCGCCCTTCCTTTCCTAGGCAGACAACAGCATTTCAATTGTGCAGGGGGCAATACATATCCTAATTTTACTGTTAGTAGAATGAATTGTCAAGAAGCAGAAATCAGTTTACCATCAACTTAATTTATCCTTAGGTGACTGTGGGAACAGAAAAAAGAGGAAGAGACATTGTTTTATAGAGACTGATGACAATACAGATGACACTGAAGCCAAGGCTGCCTTTAAGAGATTATGTGATAATGACTGCGAATTAGAAACTTTTGATGATGGCAACAGTGGTAATAGGAAAGATTTTTCCAAAAGTAAAGATCCCAGTAAGAGCAATAACAATGTCGCTGTCAACATGCCATCTTCAAAAGATCAAAAGCAAGGTATAATGTAGCCTCTTTCGCAGACAATCTTGTGACTCGTCATGCAATTGTTCCTCCTCGTTGAGGAGGAAAGATTGCGCGATGAGTCTGAAGAATGTGAGCAAAGGAGGCTAGATATTATGTAGGCCTGAAATCTTTGTGATCATTGCATATACAGTACTAATCTCAGTCTTGTAGGAtggtttttaaattaaattatatcTGGGCAATAGTCCGTCAATGGTACAAAGAATGTCATTCTGGACAGTGACTGCTTTGAAAGGTATCTCCCACTAGATAGTACACGTAAAAGGCTAAAAGTGTTCCCCTCTCCTTTTATAGAAGTTTCTGTCCTAGAGAGATTTTGGTAACAAAGTGAACTTCAGTTGGATTCAGCTACATGTATCAGCAGCTGCATTAGTGAGGTGCTTCCATTTCAGTAGCTGAATTTATACTATCAAGAGACAAATAACTTGTCTAAGACGAATAAGATTATTATTCTAAGACGGCTATTCATCTGCAACTCATGTAGATATAAATCCGGTGTTTAGACGAATTAGGGATCAAAATTCGTCTTTGATTGATTCATCTGTACGTAGATGGAGAATTCATCTAAGACGAGTTATTCGTCTCTAGATAGTATAAATTCGGCAAGTGCGAAAAATATGACTGTATTAATgtttcaaaatttaaatttataagGTTCACATTACTTAGTAACATCAAAACCATGTtggattaattttgttttcagtggTCCTGAAAAAGATGTTAGAGGAGTGACCAGcgtattaatatttatttatttatttaaaaatttataaaactgttggagcgatgcGTGCTCATAATTAAAATTCTATCAAGGGGGTTTAAAACAGATCTAAAAACATtaaaactaaattaaaaatttagaTATTTATTTATCATTGCAAATAACATTATGTGatcttttttttcatatattgTTTTACAGTAATAACTCATGAAGGTGAACCAGATGTGATTACTTTGTCCTCTGATgatggtaatgatgatgatgatgatgatgatgatgatgatgatggtggtggtGATGATTACAGTTATGATGGTGTGCGGGAAAAACACGGAGAGGAAGAAATAAAGCTAGATGGAGAATGCAGTGCTGTACTGTCAAGTAAGACAATACAACTTCAGCCTTACCACTGTTATACAAATGTATAGTCACCCAAAATGCACAAAATGGGGAAGCCAAAGCAAAAGCCGATAGTAAGCAAGTCTGTGATGTCAGCAGAAGTGACTCGTGGTTACAAAATAGGCTTCAAAAGTTACTGTAAGGTATAAGAGCAGCAACACAACAGCAGCTACTGTGTTGTGCTGTACAAGCCTTAAAAGCAATAAGAATTTTGCAAACCCATTACATCTTGGACAAATATCGACCCTTAGTACTATGGAAAAATTTCTTACATCTAAATGTCATCATTTCTAACAGTTGTAGATTGTACTGATATAGCTGGTGTGGATAGCGAAGATGAATCATATAACAATGAAGAAATGGCTACAatactttctttcttcaatgaCTGCACAGTGCAAGAACTGGGTGCTGTTCCTGGGTTGTCAGCTAAAAAGGctgagaaaataataaaaatgaggcCTTTCGATTCCTGGGAAGAGCTTGTAAGTGACAGACTTCATGGtcttttattatgtacatgtattattacaTACCTGAACATTTTTTTATCATCTGCAGTATATTGGTCCcctgtttttaaaatgttgttaCTGTGTGTTTCTGCTCACAATAATACAAATGTATTATTGTTGCTGTGTCTAGAACTTGTGTTTCTTTTGTTGCTTACAAGTAAGTGAAAACACCAGTCACTGGCTTTCTTGATTTTCCTTTCAACAGGTCAACAAGCTGGATTCTGCGCCAAGCATGTCATCCCAGGTGACTTATTGCCCTTTGGTTCATATTATCTCACTCTTACTCatcttttcctttgtttgttaCATTGATTTATAGATACATGCTTTGTTCACAAGTTCATGCATTCATggaccatattcataaatggtggccaagaaatattcttttgtctttatgctaatcatcctcactagcctcactttggaacaaaattctcttgaattttgttcgtgctaacgaggctagtgaagATGGttagcataaaaacaaaagaataatgtATTATAGCCACCATTTATGAAATTCAATATGGTGTATACAGTCATGCACAGAATTGGTTCCTTATTTTTGTGTATAGTTGATAGATAATTGCCAGTGCCTATTGGAAGAGCGTAAAGCTGTTGAAGAATTGATGAGCAAATGTGAAAAGATCTCtaccaaaatccaaaatatcTTGACTTCAAGATTAACAGTAAGTTTTGTTTCCGACAATAATTGTACACTACTATTTACAGTATAGTTATAAATGAAAAGTCATAACAGCAAGTCAGGTGAAACCAAGACAAGGATTGAAACCAAGATTTCCTTGGAGAAAATTTATAAGTAACTACTGGACTAACTATTTACATGGTCTTTTTTGTAAGTATTTCCCTAAATCTGAATGTCTTTCGCTTTTTTTTAagtgacagaaaaaaacaaccAGGAATACAACTTCAAGGAAAACGGCGAAGGTCTAAAGTTTAAGGGCTTTCCGCTAAATATCATTATTTAGTGGCTAACAATCCACTGGATGGTGATCAGATAATTGtttgttatccaccttttgagcaACTTATAACAGGTGTCCATGAAAAGTCACTAACAATTAAGCAGTGGTTGAAGTGAATTTTGCGTAAAAAGGATGCATATTCTAGGCTCTAAATTGTGACCTGAATACAGTCATGTACGACTGAATTAATTCCCCTATACGACTATCTGAAGGAGTCACACATTTGCGAGTAGTTTAAATGACTGAGAAGCAGTTGCTGCATTTGCTTGACATCTCATGGCAGTTAGACATTTCAGCCTTGACCTTAACAGGAATGACTTTATCTTTTCGTCCTAAATCTCAAAAGACTTCAATTTCGATCAACTTTGAGGGTCTGAATCAAGGACCCACATACTGTCTGCAAAGATCAAGTGGAGAACATAGTCTGTAATTAAAGGGAAGTGGAGGAGTGAAGGTCCTGTTTTATTGGTCTCTCCTTATTTGTGCTATACACCAgcaaaatccaaagaaaaaataataatttttatagctatgaaatgaatgtacatgtatttgtctgATTAAATGGATATGCAATCCACTAAGTGCTTTTGTTTGATTTTGAGGCCATAAATGGTGATCAGAATGTCAATGGAAAAAAGGGAGTTGCAATCACTGCACAACCCAAATCATTAAATAGCAGGTATGAAACCATTGTGATGTGCAATTTCCCAGGGGCTACAATCTAGGGCatatttttttgagaaaaatgcaAGCATTTTTGTGTGATCACAAGCAAACAACTGCACCGTGCCCAAAATGTGTGCTGAAAAAGGGCTCTGAATTCTGTCCTAGCATTCCCTAAATTGTAGACCCTCATTACGTAGTGGGGTAGGGATGCTATATAAAACTTTTGTTAGTTTGTGGAAATATACAAAGGGAAGGTGATGACTCATTTTCTCAACTagttctgtccaagattgtatgtacatgtatgcaactATTCAAATAAGAGTATCTTGGGGTTTACGTTTATGTTATGTTCTAGTCAAATCCAGTACATTAAAGGTACTTGCTCTTCAAAGTTTGTGCAACTATTATTACTGGAAGATTATTTAATATTTGACTTATTCCTCCTAGAACAAGTTGTATTTTGTACAATGTTTGGCCCATTCTCAAAATGGTGCACTCGGCCATAAAAAAGTTTAAGCAACCTTTAATTTGTTCCAAATACTGAAAATGTTTCTGTTACATGGTCGAACAGCATGACCATTGGCTTACGgtaattctgttttttttttctcagtcttCAACTCAAGCCATATCAACTGACAAGTCTCAATTGGCTCGTGCTAATGCATGAGCAAAAAGTCAATGGAATATTAGCAGACGAAATGGTTTGTTCTTGGGCTGGCCAGTTGTCTCTGAATTTCATGTTGCAAGTacttacaataaaaaataaccaCTAATCTCTTTCCTCTATTTTAGGGTCTTGGTAAAACTGTTCAAGCTATCTCATTCCTTGCACATTTGAGTGAAAGTGGAGAAGAAGGCCCTCATCTAATCATTGTTCCAGCATCAACACTAGGTTGTTATTCATCTACAGCACTTTCAATGAAGTTTGAATGGTGTATGCAATTATTTCTGGGTTAAAGTTCTAAATGTATATATCTGAAGTGCGGGCTATACAGAGTATCATTTCTCTGTTTCGTCTATTATAGCCTGCACTTCAAAAATATACATTCAATTCTCtttcatcaagtcctttcaGGTGAACACATGAAGCTGCAGATTGAAGTCCACCTCTCATTGGTCACTGTTACGTTTGACATATTTCTTTCACTGTCCTTTGTGTTATATACCATAAGTGCTAATTCCCGGAAATACTTTATACCCGTCAGGGGCTTATCGGGAACTCCTATTTCCTATTtcccggtttccgagatctcgtCTCgcctctaaatcctttgtaaaaatttcaatgtgttcatatgagagggaGGGCTGGTtcggttaccgagatctcggtaagcgggctggaaattttgccgTATGAACACTTCAGCCCGGTTACCGGGagaaaaataatacaatgcattttcgtgctagaacggacattaccgcgattttcttctctttccttctATAATGAAGCTCGGAATAGTTCcatttgatagttaacgtaaagtcaaaagaaatttgaggtttctTATCGCCACTTTTTCATCTCGATATAACTGAGCCAGCCCTGTCAACCGGGACTGTGTGAAGAGCCCTTTACTAATCTtgtttactgtacatgtaagttacAGTTTTTGTTGATTATGGCTCGTGACGGTGCTTTTcgtgcttgggccataaattCCGTAACTTAAAGTACGGAACCTGACGCCTCAAACTCGGTTAGTTGTTTTGAGATTACCTGAGTACAGTAAGTAACAATGACcaattatttttccttaaatGGTCATGAACATTTTGGGAATTTAACTTAGTTTGCTGATTCATTGCACCTTGTTTATGCCGTGACGTTTTTGTAATGTTTCCAGATAATTGGTGCAGGGAGATAAAGAATTGGTGCCCATCTATGGATTTCTTGATGTACTATGGTTAGTTATAACTcttcttctctcttttgttcACACATGTAAAAATGGTCAAATACACATTTATGAAAAGGTGACACAGTAACTCTTTAAATCGTATTGCAGGTCAAATTTTTCCAAATATTAGTATTGTATCTCTAGAAAATAACAGATTGGTGATTCCAATATTTTTTACTGTAATCAACTCAATAATGCACCCATTTTGATTGGTTCCCCTCACCTATGATTTATCAGTGGACAGACGCATAACTGACGGAGGCATTAAAAACTTTGAATTCTTTattataaaaacaaaacaatagattccatgttgccgtgcgtctgttcagtaatagatcacagaagacgtcagaATTTGGTAAGAACATTAGTGACAGACTCGGCGACTTTAATtctgttcttaccacattttacGTCagctgtgatctattactgaagaGACGATtcgcaacatggaatctatatTGATTTATTGCCCTGGCTGCTAAGCACTGTATAGACTGTATTCATGTCTTTGTGCCAATCATCCTCAGTTGCCTCActtggagcaaaaattctttgaaatttgttcgtgcaaacgaggctagtgaggaaaagacaaaaaataatcctttgcctccatttatgaatacggtctctATCAAAGATTCATTCATAAATCAGGTACAATATTCACTGTGGCGATCTTTCCCTCACAAAGTCGCTGCCACATACCTCAGTTcaaatgtaatttgttttcattaTCTTCCCTCGCACTTTCACCTCGTACAGAATGCGACACGATTTCGGACTGACGACTTgttagtcaatcaatcaatcaatcaatcactttATTTAGTAATGCAGATTACAGAATGGCAGCCAaaaggctgatgtggacctacaaCGAACTAATAAAATGTGACTCGATAGGTCATAAGTAGAGGAGTGTGCAGCGCAGTAGCGCGGTAATAGCCTCGAGTCATGTGAAGCCTCCAGGGATTTTTCAGGTGCCTTTTCTACTGCTAAGTTGCTTTATTTATTCTGCAATGATCTTTCGGTTATAAAGTCAGTATGTTCCACTGTTCGCCTTCGTGTGCGTTCATATATCTTCCAATACTGTCTGTTGCGTCCTTACATTCCACTTATATAATTACTTTTTATCACGAAACCCGCGTGTCTCTACTGAAACGGGACCCAAAGCTCTGCGTGACgtcgcactagtttgctgacgAGATTGACTGGAGATAAAATGATAACTGATAATGTGGGATAAATTGGCCACAATAGTGACGCTTTTATTTCACCCGAGAGCAAGAATATTGATATAATAAACATCAAGCAATCTCAGCAAAGGTGGGGTTAAATATCGGCAAAGAGCCAAGTACGTGTCAAAAGGCAACAAAAACGTGAAGACAAGGCTGGTGCATGAGGAGGGGGCGGGAAAATTCTTCTACAGTACCGGAAATCTGTGTTCGGATGTTAACACGGTGGTAATAAAGGCGGGAAGGACCACGAGTTTAACTGATCTTTCCTATAACCTCGGTATTATTCGATCTGGCctcatttgattggcttaagcTCTATGATTGACAACGCCTCTTGCCCCATGCAACGGCATACCTAAATACTTAACTATATGACGGGCCTCGAGATAAAATCACATCATGCTTATGTCACAATGTAggccttaaagggaacctccactctcaCTACAGATTAAGTTTAAACCGAACGAAAGTATGGttccaattttgttttcataaagAGTTTATGTCAGGAAAAGTGAATTTTGAAGTCGCTCATTTtccctttcaaatttcgcgggcgccttCATCTttttctgacacaaagagcttttgtagGGCAACGgttacacgtcacaattattcaagttggcggcgCACGcgaaagttgaaaacaaaaataagcgattctaaaacttatttttttcggatacaaacgctttctttgaaaaaaaaattagactgAATTCAATATAAAGGTTATTTTCCGTGATTTCAAGTTTCAGAAAACTGGAAAGTCTAACCTTTCGCAGATGGCACTACAGAAGCAGCGGTTAATATTTTCCTTGCCTAGTTAAATGCACTTGTTGGTTCGGCTGGAGTGAAACCCACGTTGATAAAGCTCTTCGTATCATTTTTCTATTCCCTATCGTTTCTTAACTATTTTGTCATTGCCCGATGGTCATTTGCAGACTCCCTCAACTTGCTCATTCATTCCTTTTAGGGAATCAAGAAGAAAGAATGTTGATGCGACACGAGCTTGAGGATAACATAGATGTCCCTGACATAGTCATTACTACGTAAGTGCAATCACTGTACCTGCTTTATTATTCCACCTCTCTGTATCAGTATGACAACTTAAAGCCCCAGCTTCTTTACTCGCATTCATACATAGCCTTTATTACCGTGTCTATAGTCGTTCTAGCACCAACAGCACTTAATTTGGGACACAAGCTAAGATACATAATTACTTACAATATATCTCCTAAAACAACCTAAACAACGTTACTTCGTGATTAATGGATCACAACAATATGTTTATTAGAACTGCCTAAAAAAAGCGAGTTTTCATACGTTACAATTTAAGAATTTGAAAGTGTTAATGTGTAATAAGACTGAACTAACTTAAACATAGGTACAAACTTACAATCTCTTCCATAACTTCTCTCTACAACCTCAGCTTTTACAGGTATATCCTTTTTGCGAATCATAGTTCTAAAAGCTGGCAAGAATTTAATGATCCTTTCCATTTTAGTTAGTTTTTCCCAAGTTGAATCGATCTTGATGATGttttgaaaccgtttgcccatCCCAGCGAAAAACCGTAAATAACagtgaccacaaccaggttttctgagcccgcgagactgagcacccccagcaaaccattgtttaacgaaaaccgctggtcagcaacctggttctggtcattgctgtctaagatCTTCCCATCCCAACAGTCGATATCGTTCAGCAAAAGcgaacagatgttgaagcaaTTGTTTAAGCCGTTTTCCCGGGCCTTTACATGCGAAGCTGAGAAGTTGAGCAGGGGCTTACCCAGAACAACCCGGGCACTCCCTTATTGCCCAGGGCCCAAACCACTCGGCCAATCCGCTTTCTTAATCCATTAGTCCCTAAAGCAggccccattgatgagtaaaatcgtggagcgtaaacagagtaaaatctgtaagtctcgCTCTTCGaattgaaagggttaaacagaaTTGGCTATCGTAAGGGGTAAACGCTTGAAATATCAGCTTTATTATAATCCCACCGCAACGACTCATTTGATATGTAAAGCTGAATTTTGACCTTGTAACAAGGTAGATCGGAACAGGCTTCGGTAAGTACCTTATTGTGGACAATTGTACGTTACTAGATAGGCTTGAATTGGCGTAAACggcaatagcccatttccgagttgctgcatgcctcagtttcaaagcgagtcctggtgcacaaccattcaaatggaaattagttgcgtattcttatgcaaatcgaACTCATtcccctttcaatagttgagcaccgaGACTctcttcgaaaccgagacaaacagcaactcggaaatggcctattggcaACTGGCAAGCTTCTGCTCAGCTGTCGTaataacgtaaaaaaaaaagttccctttttttaaccctttgactcccggGAATGATCACcgtgtaaattctcctcacagtCAGTTCAATTAATGTCAGTCAGACATGTATTGAGGATCaagataattatcagcttaagtggtgggatcttgatataacaccaaattctcgtgactacccaacaaagaaatccatggtactagttaggagaaataacgtttcgatcttgggaaTAAAAGGTTAACTtattccgccattttgaaacctTGTTTGATAGCTGTTGCTAACAGGGAAgaaattaactgaaatcaaacaAATTTTACCAAATTTTGGCAAAACGTAGATTGCAGCCTGGCATTTGCCTTCAGCCTGGTCATGTAACTGAGTGGATGTAAGAGCCTTGTTTTATTTCGACAGTTACGCAGTTGCGACAGGAAATGCAGATGATCGCAGATTTCTCAGAAAACTAAAATGTAATTACATGGTATTGGATGAAGGGCACATGCTGAAGAATATGCAATCGCAGAGATACCAGGGACTTATGAAACTTACGGTAAGTTTTCTATACGCAAACTATAGAAGACCACGAAATGTCCGGATTTGCGAAAATTCGTTGCCATGGAGAAAGGGGTGCAGAGATGAGCGGGAACTTAAGGAAGACAGGGATGGTGGTTTCATGGGAGGGGTTCGAGGATACCCCAGGAAAGGCAGCTCTTGCCACTGTCCCCTCTTCCCCTCCTTTCATACCCAAGTTGAAAAGGCGGAGCCCATATATTCTCTCTCtttggttcaaaccccgttgaagtcctgaattttccaggcttctctacgccattgcaaaaattgtgttcataactgcgaggatcagagcttcacttgatttcgtaTCCGGAGTTCAATATGTGATCGTTTTGATATATCATTtgattcgttgattcattcatcacgggaacatgagaacccacaaatgaccagctcccaatgtcagtggcttcatagttcagttggttagagcgtcgcaccggtatcgcgggGACACGGGTTCAAACCGCGTTGAAGTCCTGTATTTTTTAGGCTTGTCTACgctattgcaaaaattgcgttctttACTACGAGGATCTTCACGTGATAGGTTTATAGTTGCTGCTAGTCGAAAGTTAACTTTCATCAATCTCTAGTTTGTCCTTTTTTCTTGTATGCCAGTCCCGCCGCCGTCTTCTACTCACAGGGACACCATTACAGAACAACTTGCTTGAATTGATGTCGCTCCTTAGCTTTGTTATGCCTTCAATGTTTGGCAAAAGTGTACAGGGAATCAAAATGCTCTTCTCTTACAGCCGAATGGTAAGACAGtactttttgctttttgtttttacttctCGCCAAGACAATCTCGCATCACCCTGTTGCTTAATCGCAGAgcttttaattaatttcttcTTGCCTCTCCGGTATGAAAACAGCAGAAGTGGAAGAGTTATTGTACACTGATAGTATGtatctcagatagtacgcaaggtatgattggctaatttagggGGCCGCAAAATGTGAAATTTTTTGCGCAACATTTTCCAGTGAGTTTTTCATGATTATTTGAAATGAACttgtgaaactgtttgaatcttgcaagcaacttaTTTCAAAAAGCCATTAAGATTTATTCGTTTGGCAGATTTTTACGCATGACAATCATGTGGTAGTTGAACGTTCCACTTGTACTGAGTACAACTTACAagtttcctttcccgcgcgCCTTATTACCTCacagatataataaatatctttcTCGGTCTGTCTTGTAAGCTACGGATCCTCCTTTTTTCCCGTTAATTTATGGCCTGCAAGCTTCCCGTTTGGGCCacaaatcaacgggaaaaaactcggtccgtaacttagaGTACGGACCTccaactcggttagtaagtggTATTTCATACCTGTGTTTTCAGAACAGTGAACCTGGTAGCAATTATGAAAAAGCAACAGTAGAACAAGCCAAAAGGATTATGAAACCCTTTGTTCTCAGACGGCTAAAAAAAGACGTAAGTACTTTTATACAAAACAGACTGCCACATTCAGCTCTTGATTGAACCCCCGACCCCTCTAAACGTCGAATCGAACTGCCTaattttgggaatttgattatGGTCTTAAATGGAGTTGTTGAAAACAGGATTAGCACTTATTTCTCCGGGCTATCGTGTGACCCGTAGCGCTACCGGGGATTAGGGTTGAGTGAAgcaaccgcgcaccggtggctcagttggttgagcaccgggctgccatgcgggaggtcgtgagttcgactccggccggaccaacactcagggtctttaaataactgaggagaaagtgcttccttttgtaattacatccgcaaatggttagactttcaagtcttctcggatagggacgataagccggaggtcccgtctcacaataatttccatgttcattagttccctgtgggacttTAAAGAAcgcacacactattcgagaagaagagtaggggatgaagttcccggtgttgtggctgtcctcggtgtgtatatgggtgggtgggtatagcaggtccacatcagctgaatagctgccaaaacttcaacctgcttaaacaaataaaataaataacaaacaagggATGTCGGAGAGCACTTACCACTCGCCAATGtgtcccgggttcgattcccgaaCTCGGCGCCGTATgggagttgagtttgttggttctctattctgcttCGAGGGATTTTCTTCGGGTGCTCCCTCTCATCTGCTTTCATTTGACTTTATTTGCATTGTTGCCAACCATTAAAGCACCTTTACCTGGCTGTGGAAGGTTGATGGTTCAAGTTGGTATAACGCTGTTCCGGTGAAGTAATTTTTGTTACATTATTTATGATAAATCGTCGTTATTACTTAACAAATTTGAATGTCACAGGTTCTGCAACAGCTTCCCGCCAAGTATGACCACATGATCAAATGTGAGCTGACTGATTATCAGCGGCAGTTGTACAATGACAGTTTTCTGAAATGTTcaaaacaatttaaacaatCAAGTAAGTAACAGTG encodes:
- the LOC137996822 gene encoding SWI/SNF-related matrix-associated actin-dependent regulator of chromatin subfamily A containing DEAD/H box 1-like — encoded protein: MSELNLDKFYYERKRSVFDHGERRDDDVPACATTSDSNKTLYESNLDSVHRGDAKPALEKRNEFQSEGDWSSQFAEIVGQFTSETRLQIVDAITSSASMEEAVSSICLGLSPTKSSDCGNRKKRKRHCFIETDDNTDDTEAKAAFKRLCDNDCELETFDDGNSGNRKDFSKSKDPSKSNNNVAVNMPSSKDQKQVITHEGEPDVITLSSDDGNDDDDDDDDDDDGGGDDYSYDGVREKHGEEEIKLDGECSAVLSIVDCTDIAGVDSEDESYNNEEMATILSFFNDCTVQELGAVPGLSAKKAEKIIKMRPFDSWEELVNKLDSAPSMSSQLIDNCQCLLEERKAVEELMSKCEKISTKIQNILTSRLTAINGDQNVNGKKGVAITAQPKSLNSSLQLKPYQLTSLNWLVLMHEQKVNGILADEMGLGKTVQAISFLAHLSESGEEGPHLIIVPASTLDNWCREIKNWCPSMDFLMYYGNQEERMLMRHELEDNIDVPDIVITTYAVATGNADDRRFLRKLKCNYMVLDEGHMLKNMQSQRYQGLMKLTSRRRLLLTGTPLQNNLLELMSLLSFVMPSMFGKSVQGIKMLFSYSRMNSEPGSNYEKATVEQAKRIMKPFVLRRLKKDVLQQLPAKYDHMIKCELTDYQRQLYNDSFLKCSKQFKQSNSSSQYSNILMMLRKASNHPLLLRNLYKDGTLLEMAKKYCKDPSHRDSEPDLVFEDMTVMSDFELHSLCLEEKSLASHCLSNDEMMKSGKFSHLDSLLPELKEKNCRVLLFSQFTMVMDIIEVYLSDRRHRYLRLDGQTSVVERQSLIDKFNDDPGIFIFLLSTKAGGVGINLTSANVVILHDIDFNPYNDKQAEDRCHRVGQTREVTVYRLIAKDTIEEAILLCAQSKLRLEQDMAALESDNGTSRDALSKILQEAFKNCSDAE